In Salinisphaera sp. T31B1, the following are encoded in one genomic region:
- a CDS encoding mandelate racemase/muconate lactonizing enzyme family protein produces MKITDLEILECDAGWRNYSFVKISTDEGLVGWSEFNEGFGSPGIGTVIQQLAGTLIGQPLPGLNRFFADVYARTRPAAGGVVAEGIAAIENALLDLHAKRLNVPCYELLGGKVRDRLRVYWSHCPAWRINHPSYYGPQISDLDGVRAIGGEARERGFDALKTNLFLFEQGSARAWRPGFSAPFYPELNIDRTVIRNMLDTIEALRAGAGADMDILIDVNFHAKTDGYLKLLRALSDVDLFWVELDTYRPEALAHIRRQAGQTISSCETLCGGREFLPFFQQQAVDVAIVDVIWNGAWQSMKIADLADVHEVNIAPHNFYGHLATMMSAHVACAVPNFCIMETDIDRLEWDAEIFTHVPEYRDGHLVMPDRPGWGTEPVESEIRARPPKRGGGLMQPRKS; encoded by the coding sequence ATGAAGATCACCGATCTGGAAATTCTGGAGTGCGACGCAGGCTGGCGTAACTACTCTTTCGTCAAGATCAGCACCGACGAGGGGCTGGTCGGCTGGAGCGAGTTCAACGAAGGCTTCGGCTCGCCCGGCATCGGGACGGTCATACAGCAGCTGGCGGGCACGCTCATCGGCCAGCCGTTGCCCGGTCTCAACCGGTTCTTTGCCGATGTCTATGCCCGTACCCGTCCGGCGGCCGGCGGCGTCGTGGCCGAGGGGATCGCGGCGATCGAGAACGCCCTGCTGGATCTGCACGCAAAGCGGCTGAACGTGCCTTGCTATGAATTGCTGGGCGGCAAGGTACGGGATCGCTTGCGGGTGTACTGGTCGCACTGCCCGGCCTGGCGAATCAATCACCCGAGTTACTACGGGCCGCAGATCAGCGACCTGGACGGTGTCCGGGCGATCGGCGGGGAGGCACGTGAACGCGGTTTCGATGCGCTCAAGACGAATCTGTTCCTGTTCGAGCAGGGCAGCGCACGCGCATGGCGCCCGGGTTTCTCCGCGCCGTTCTACCCGGAGCTGAATATCGATCGCACCGTCATCCGCAACATGCTCGACACCATCGAAGCGCTGCGGGCCGGTGCCGGTGCGGACATGGACATCCTCATCGATGTCAATTTCCACGCCAAGACCGACGGCTATCTGAAGCTGCTGCGGGCGTTGTCGGATGTCGATCTGTTCTGGGTCGAACTGGACACCTATCGTCCTGAAGCGCTTGCCCATATACGACGCCAGGCGGGCCAGACCATCAGTTCGTGTGAAACCTTGTGTGGCGGACGCGAATTCCTGCCGTTCTTCCAGCAACAGGCGGTGGATGTGGCCATCGTCGACGTCATCTGGAACGGCGCCTGGCAGTCGATGAAGATCGCCGATCTGGCCGATGTGCACGAAGTCAATATCGCGCCCCACAACTTCTATGGCCATCTGGCCACGATGATGAGCGCACACGTGGCCTGTGCAGTGCCCAATTTCTGCATCATGGAAACCGATATCGATCGGCTGGAGTGGGATGCGGAGATCTTCACCCATGTGCCCGAATATCGAGACGGTCATCTCGTCATGCCCGATCGGCCGGGCTGGGGCACGGAACCGGTCGAAAGCGAGATTCGGGCCCGGCCACCCAAGCGTGGCGGCGGGCTCATGCAGCCACGCAAGAGCTGA
- a CDS encoding acetate--CoA ligase family protein, whose amino-acid sequence MSQALAIGQESSAVHAAFEPRSIAVVGASEDMGKFGGRILHYLLHHRFAGQIFPVNATRDQVCGLDAYASLDDLPSTPDLVVICVPQRHVHGVVESAGRLGVGVAVVVSNGFADAGDEGRQQEQVLVALAQRHGLRLVGPNCMGFVSAATGVIVCSSNILAIDSVPTGGVGFISQSGAVLMALMDCGFRQGIGFSHCVTLGNQADLELCDFVEYLLEDDATQVICTYVEGLKDAERFQRLARRAAAQNKPWIMLKSGRTAAGAEAAYSHTASLAGSYQAFETVCRENGIILVEDVESLLCLAAILEKFPGQRLDRVALSSTSGGSLALCADRLSDEGIKLAELSSETLDKLHEHYPASVSNPVDIGVATQGALGRVARPTAEILLSDPGVDIFLPVLSTAPDVHALTQWYIEGAEAAGDKPYLVVLQPAALADSTRLELRRRGIAFVDSFDALARALRAWKQTMAAPRKPADCERPAGLPAPGTIAAPSGAMDETQAKTLLDRYGIRTNLGVTCTTPEQAGEAAANMQFPVVVKIVSPDIVHKSDMGGVALNLDSVEAVEQAARDMAARITAADSSLRLEGFSVQEQATGKMELVLGVNTDEQFGPMIVFGAGGTLVEILSDVAVASAPVARATARALLERLRIYKVLAGARGNAPLDIDAVAEQIERLSWLAEDFKDSLQELDINPLLVDDEGRGAVAVDARALFKK is encoded by the coding sequence ATGAGTCAGGCATTGGCGATCGGTCAGGAGAGCTCCGCGGTTCATGCCGCCTTCGAGCCGCGCAGCATCGCGGTCGTGGGTGCGTCGGAGGATATGGGCAAGTTCGGCGGTCGTATCCTCCACTACCTCCTGCATCACCGGTTTGCCGGCCAGATCTTTCCTGTCAACGCCACGCGCGACCAAGTCTGCGGGCTCGATGCCTATGCGTCGCTGGACGACCTCCCGAGCACCCCGGATCTGGTCGTCATCTGCGTGCCGCAGCGGCATGTGCACGGCGTCGTCGAATCAGCCGGGCGGCTGGGTGTCGGCGTGGCCGTGGTGGTCTCCAACGGTTTTGCCGATGCGGGCGATGAAGGTCGGCAACAGGAACAGGTGCTCGTAGCCCTGGCGCAACGCCATGGCCTCCGCTTGGTCGGGCCCAACTGTATGGGCTTCGTGTCCGCGGCGACCGGCGTCATCGTCTGTTCGTCGAATATCCTGGCCATCGACAGCGTGCCGACCGGCGGCGTCGGGTTCATCAGCCAGAGCGGCGCCGTGCTCATGGCGCTGATGGACTGCGGTTTTCGTCAGGGGATCGGCTTTTCCCACTGCGTCACGCTGGGCAACCAGGCCGATCTGGAGCTGTGTGACTTCGTCGAGTATCTGCTCGAGGACGACGCCACGCAGGTCATCTGCACCTATGTCGAAGGCTTGAAAGACGCGGAGCGCTTCCAGCGCCTGGCGCGTCGCGCTGCCGCCCAGAACAAGCCCTGGATCATGCTCAAGTCCGGCCGCACGGCGGCCGGCGCCGAAGCGGCCTATTCGCATACCGCGAGTCTGGCGGGCAGCTATCAGGCCTTCGAGACCGTCTGCCGCGAGAACGGCATCATTCTGGTCGAGGATGTCGAATCGCTGCTGTGTCTGGCGGCGATCCTGGAGAAGTTTCCCGGTCAGCGTCTGGACCGCGTGGCGCTGTCGTCGACTTCGGGGGGCAGCCTGGCGTTGTGTGCCGATCGGCTGTCCGATGAAGGCATCAAACTGGCCGAACTGTCGAGCGAAACACTCGACAAACTGCACGAGCACTATCCGGCGTCGGTTTCCAACCCCGTCGATATCGGTGTCGCCACGCAGGGTGCGCTGGGCCGGGTCGCACGGCCGACCGCCGAGATCCTGCTATCAGACCCGGGCGTGGATATCTTCCTGCCGGTACTGAGTACCGCACCGGACGTGCACGCGCTGACGCAGTGGTATATCGAAGGCGCCGAAGCCGCAGGCGACAAGCCGTATCTGGTGGTCTTGCAGCCGGCGGCTCTGGCCGACAGCACGCGTCTGGAGCTTCGCCGCCGAGGCATTGCCTTTGTCGATAGCTTCGACGCCCTGGCCCGTGCGCTCAGAGCCTGGAAACAGACGATGGCGGCGCCCCGCAAGCCCGCAGACTGCGAGCGTCCGGCGGGGCTGCCCGCACCGGGTACGATCGCCGCACCTTCCGGAGCGATGGACGAGACCCAGGCGAAGACGCTGCTGGATCGCTATGGCATCCGGACCAATCTGGGGGTGACCTGTACGACTCCCGAACAGGCAGGCGAGGCGGCCGCGAACATGCAATTCCCGGTGGTCGTGAAGATCGTATCGCCGGACATCGTGCACAAAAGCGATATGGGCGGCGTAGCGCTCAATCTCGATAGCGTAGAGGCCGTCGAGCAGGCAGCCCGCGACATGGCCGCTCGCATCACCGCCGCCGACTCCAGTCTTCGACTGGAAGGGTTTTCCGTGCAGGAGCAGGCCACCGGAAAGATGGAACTCGTGCTCGGTGTGAACACCGACGAACAGTTCGGTCCGATGATCGTGTTCGGCGCCGGCGGCACGCTGGTCGAGATTCTCTCCGACGTGGCGGTGGCCAGTGCGCCGGTCGCCCGTGCCACCGCGCGTGCCCTGCTCGAGCGGCTGCGTATTTACAAGGTGCTGGCCGGCGCGCGTGGCAATGCGCCACTGGATATCGACGCGGTGGCTGAACAGATCGAGCGGCTGAGTTGGTTGGCCGAGGATTTCAAGGACTCGTTGCAGGAACTGGATATCAACCCGTTGCTGGTCGACGACGAGGGGCGCGGCGCCGTGGCAGTGGATGCCCGGGCGCTGTTCAAGAAATAG